A single region of the Thermomicrobiales bacterium genome encodes:
- a CDS encoding M55 family metallopeptidase gives MKIHICADMEGTAGVVSWMQVTPPETSGGSPYKESEYDRCRRRMTAEVSAAARGAFAAGAAKVTVNDYHNANLNILIDELDERCLLVAGGAGPLNFLQGMDADCAGVFFTGFHSKAGTVSSALSHTWSTNLNDLRIAGESTGEFGLIAYCAGAFGVPVLLVTGDQTACDQTEAFLKQPVAKAVIKEGISQTGAINMHPRAAQALIEEKAHEAMSLIGQVLPAVLPPGSPVELEFDHQTRADAAERIHGVTRAGARTVAFQADDGLDLLEKFLAVMRASYVRISP, from the coding sequence ATGAAGATCCACATTTGCGCGGATATGGAGGGAACGGCCGGTGTCGTTTCCTGGATGCAAGTCACTCCCCCGGAAACCTCCGGCGGCTCTCCCTACAAAGAGTCCGAGTACGACCGCTGCCGGCGCCGCATGACTGCTGAGGTGAGCGCGGCTGCCCGGGGCGCCTTTGCCGCCGGAGCGGCCAAGGTGACGGTCAACGACTATCACAATGCCAACCTGAACATCCTCATCGACGAGCTCGACGAGCGATGTCTGCTGGTTGCCGGTGGCGCCGGGCCGCTCAACTTCCTTCAGGGGATGGATGCCGACTGTGCGGGAGTCTTCTTCACCGGGTTTCACTCCAAAGCCGGCACCGTCTCGTCCGCCCTGTCACACACCTGGAGCACGAATCTCAACGATCTGCGCATTGCTGGGGAATCGACTGGCGAGTTTGGACTGATTGCCTATTGTGCGGGCGCTTTCGGAGTGCCGGTTCTGCTGGTGACCGGCGACCAAACCGCGTGCGATCAAACCGAGGCATTCCTGAAGCAGCCGGTGGCGAAAGCGGTCATCAAGGAAGGCATTTCGCAAACCGGAGCGATCAACATGCACCCCCGGGCTGCGCAGGCGCTCATCGAGGAAAAAGCGCACGAAGCGATGTCGCTCATTGGCCAGGTGCTTCCTGCTGTGCTGCCCCCGGGTTCGCCAGTCGAGTTGGAGTTCGATCATCAGACCCGAGCGGACGCTGCCGAACGCATTCATGGCGTTACTCGGGCTGGAGCGCGCACTGTTGCGTTTCAGGCCGACGATGGGCTCGATCTCCTGGAGAAGTTCCTTGCCGTGATGCGAGCCTCCTACGTGCGGATCTCACCATGA